CAGCAACACGTGATATGACACAATACACTTCTGTGGATTAAATTCCACCCACTTAATCAGTTAAGCAATGCCAGCCTACCATAAACACGTTTCCAATACGTACAGTTCCATTTACAACCACAAAAACCAATAGGCTTCCAAGAAAATCATAATAGAATGTATTTATTTCTATGATGAAACATACCGATATGTAGCTACACCCAGGGGTGTCAtttgggttcttgcattggaattaaaTTGAATTCTGCAGCCACTCTCTTCCAATGAACCAGTTGCTATTACATGAACATCTTTTAACAAAAACCCGCGGCTAGGGTAGGATTCTAGGCTAACCTGGGCTGGCTCCTCTGTTCCAAGATCATCAGGAACAGtaggaggtggagggggctgtgGAGACATTATCCTGGCGGCActtgtggaagggtgggtaggctctgTATGCGGAGCTATCTGGAGCTCGGCAGCATCATCGCTGCTGGGCTTGGCGGTGGGCTCGGTGGTTTGATGCTGCTGTTGCTCAttactctccttctccttttggctTTGTTTGGGTACTTTGGCAAAGCCAATTTCTGATATCCATCGTGGCAGTAGCATATTAGCTGGTTCGAGCTAGCTAAATAGGCTAATGCTTATAACACTAACACTTTTTACAGCTAGCTAAGACGCTAACTAAACTCTGTAGTGGTGGGGCGTGAGGCAGAGTTGTGTGCTTCAATGGTAAACTTTttataaatcaaaatcaaatattaCAGGCAGAGGCATATCACAATATTCACTTAGCCTACCACAGATGAGAAGCATTTTTCCCACTTTTTATGGAAACCCATAGGAGTCTGTAGCACCCCAGTGGCTTTCCATAGCCCTCCTACACACACTGCGACACACTCTGTCCATTGTGCCGACACAGCACAGCAGAGATGCAGATTTTGCACCAACCTGGCACTCATCATTTGAACTTTCTTGCTATTTTTATATAGGTACATAAAACTAAAACTGAGGGTGCACAAGTTTCAACTGAGGGGGCCCCCTTGTGGATCCGGGCCCGCATACATTCACTTTATAGTATCTCATTGACCACCCATATGTAGTTGGCTGAAAAAATGACATCTGCATGTTCTGTAGTGCCATACACTATCATCTTTTCATTTCAACTTCCCACAACAATGCACATCTTTAGCGCATGCAAAGTTGAGCATTCTTCTCTTGTTGCTACACTTCTACAGGCAGACTGTGTCCCGCAGGTATAGAGGGTTGGGACGAGAATGTTATCCACTTTCCTCAAAGAGGATTACAGCCTCAGGCAGCTTATCTTCATAAAGGGTGAGGGTAAGGAGAGCCCTGTTGTCTCCAGCAGCCATCTGTCTGCCCAGTGTAGAGCTGAGAGGGGTTGCTCTCACTGAAGTTAAGCGGgaattcagcaactcttggaggaCAGTGGAAGTTGATTAAAATGCTTCTTTATTGTTAAAACCAAAACATTCTGGTCCTTAACCTTCATCAGGGTTGCTCTCACTCACATAAGGGCTAATGGAGGGGATGCTAGGAGTGGATGTGTTTCTGTACCCTGATGGACTGAGAATTGCTACACCAGAGGATATTAGGCAATGGGAGCTGGAGACCGCCAGCCAGGTGTCAAGTCAGGTGTCTCAGGAACCCCCCGTCCGGCTCTTTGTGGCTCTTTTCCCATACAACCCTGCTGCGATGTCCCCAAACCCTGAGACCGCCGCCGAGGAGCTCCCTTTTGTGCCAGGACAGATCATCAAGGTAATGTACTGAGTAGTTTATCTCTACTATAGCATATCAACCGttgtgctcagttggtagagcatggcgcttgcaacgccaaggttttttggttcgtttcccacgggggtccaggggggccagtatgaaaatgtatgcactcactaactgtaagtcgctctggataagagcgtctgctaaatgactcaaatgtaaatgttgtgttaTAACTGTTTATACCAGGTGTTTAAACTGTCTATAAACTAATGATTGACAGTTTGTAAACAACGTATAAACTCCTTTTTAAATACTACTTTTTTGTATACCTTATGTAAAGAGTTACCTCCCATTTTAAAGGGGGTATATATGATCAAACCAAGTTAATATGAGGTAGGCAGATTATAATCAGTTATACAGTATAttggattttattttttatcagtcCTAGATGCTGGTGTTtcctgtttgttctctgttaatGCGTAGGCCTACTTGATGTGCAAAAGCTGTGGTTTCCTCATTTCCTGTCATCATTTGCAACTGGTTGATGTTGACCTGATAACTTTCCACTCATGTTCCTTTATTTTAGACATGCACAGTAGAGCTGTATCATTACCAAACAAATCTCATGATAGCAAAATGGCTgactcctgtctctgtctctgccaggTGTTTGGAGATAAAGACGATGATGGTTTCTACCATGGGGAGTCTGGTGGTCTGTCTGGTGTCGTGCCTAGTAACATGGTATCTGAGATCCCAGTGGATGATGACTACCTCAAGCATCAGCTAATGCAGCAGGGTTTCCTGCCTGTCGACCACACCTGTACAggtatctctttctctcactctctctcacactctcttttgctctctctgaAATAATGTATATTAAAAAGAATCAGAGATTTCTTAATGATGACAAATGAGATCTGGTGTGCCTCCCAaacgcaccctattccctatatacactaGGGCCCTGGGGATAAGTAgcacattatatagggaatagggtgccatttgggatgcagtcctaGACTATGATCTAATCCTTCAACTCTTGAACTCTGTGTTTCCCATCAGATCCCAGTGAGGAGTCTAGCGTGCTAGATGACTTGGTCGTCCGCAGGATGGTGGCCATCTTTGAGTATGACCCTTGGGAAAGTTCCCCCAACATGGACAGCAACGTGAGTGTGGAACCTCCACATGGATGTCCAAATCCACTTTAACTTTCTTATTTTGGTCTTTTGAATTTAGTGAACTCCATTTCTGAGGTAATCACAGTTATAGGGCCTCACTGTGCATATTACAGCTACACCAAATGAACAGTAACTTTTCCCCAAAAACATTTTCTTGTAGGCTGAGCTCGCCTTCCGTGCAGGGGACATAATATATGTGTTTGGTGATATGGATGAAGATGGATTCTATTATGTGAGTGCTGGTTAAGTAGTCTTTGGAGAAATGTTACCTTGTTTTCCATTGGTTGTATATCTAAATGACGACTGCTTTGCCAATGTCTAATCTCCATCCAGGGGGACCTTCATGGGCTGAGAGGCCTGGTGCCATCCAACTACCTGGAACCACTACCATGGGAATAGGATTAACAAGGAGCATCGGATACTGTGTCAAATATCAAGATTTTGTCATATTCTTTCTTCTGCATAAATACTTATGACCACAGAAATGTCCTCCATAATTTGTAATGATCATGGGATAGTTTTTTTTTTGAGCCGTGTAACGCAGTAGAGTAACGCAGTAGACAGATTTCGCTCTGTCCAAAGAAATCCTATGAACTACAAACCTTTTGTTGGATATTTTAAGGTGCAGTAAGATTGGCCAAAATAATGAAATCATGGTTATCGTATTACATAATGATTTCCAGGAGTACCTTTGTCAGCAGCTAGGGTATTGCGGCcttaaaaatattatttttattctCACTTTGCTGACCGGGATGTATGTTGTAGTTATGCCTATATTTGCCTTACCAGATCTTTCGGTTTAGAAAGGCTGTGAGCAATCTTTCCTGTCAGAGAAATCATTTTCTTCCTTAGTACTATTTGCATGTTTATATACAATTAGCTTTTGTACATTTTTGGTAATGACCAACTGAGATTATGACGGAACATTGAGCACATTGAATTAAGATATCTACAGTATGCAGAATTTAGCAGTACTATTAAACTGTTCATTTTCTGAAAATATGTTTCATTCCCTTGTTCCTCTGTACCTCGTTAGCGGGTTTAGAATTATACAGGGCAGGATCTTCATCAAAACCAGATGCTGATCACTGAAACAACTGTAACTGTACAACTTATTTTACTATAAACTGCACTGAGATTGTTATACAAATATCTACAATTTTAGAATGACCATAAACCATGGAAAGCAAACCATGAAGAaacactatttatttattttcattagtACAATATTGCAATCACATCCACTTTTATTTGAGAAACATGATCAAATACTTAACGGGAAAATATATTCAGAGGACTGCATTTCTAGTACAAAATTAAATACAACTTAAAAATAGACTTTGGTCTCCAAGCTTTTCAGAATCTATCATTGATGTCAATGGAGTCCCTGTAGTGTTTTCCTCCGTAGCCAACAGTACACTCATCCATAAAGTAGGAAACACTACACTGTGCAGAGGAGTTTAGTAGTACTCTCTACTTTATGGATGACTGCACTGTACATCAGTATCTTCTCGTTGCTGTGGGAGCTTCATGTTTGGTGCTGCTCAGAACTCCTCCTCAGTCCAATTATCACAGCAAATTCAAGACAGAAACTAACTAAATCATCACAAAAACATAATGTTTTTGTAATACATTGCGGATGTGTAACAAAATGATCTAATAATTTATAAAAGTATACTAAAATCATCTCAACCAGTAGAACCAGTAAAATGTTACAATAGTTTTGTAATACATTGTCTTTACTGTCACCAGACAGTAAACCTCTCCTATGTTTTATACAAAATGATATTCAATGAATCTATTGAGCTACATCAATCAGTATATCACAAGGTCTTACCAGCTTTCTCTCCTCTATCCCAGCAGAAACAGAAGTGTGAACTAACAGTGGTGTTCTTATGAAGCCTCGTAGTCACGTGGTGTAAACCACAGGAAGAGGTCTAACAGTCTCTCTACAGcgatctctccttctgtctctgaGATACACCACCCAACCCACGCCCATACGGCACAAATAGACAGACAGCTTCACTGCTGACAGAGTATgtgtcccgaatggcacccttttccctttacagtgcactacttttgaacagagccgaTCGTGCTCtgtccaaaagtagtgcactatatagggaatagggtaccatttgggacacagccagagaCTGTGGTCCCCCCTTTTAAGGACATGCAAACAGAAGATAACATCACCTATTAAAAATGAGCTACTTAGATATTGTGAAATTGATATATATTTTATTGATACCTTTTCAAATTGATTTGACGTACTGACGCACTGTCcatgttgactatagcctagagAAGAGATCAACAGCTTAGGATGTGTTGAACCTGTTATGGGATTCACAGTAAAAATTGTTTTAGGCTTATAATAGAATAGATCCACTATTAAAGGAGTGAAGCATGGGTATATATGAGGGTGTATCTCAGACATGCTATAATTAATTGATTCATAACCTGTTTGGTGCAGATATCAGCTTTTCATTGCTTTAAAATATTTGATAGTATAGGTTACACTACTGCTTGTTCTCTTGTCTTCTAATACACTTTGCTAACAGACAGGAACACTAAAGACACACCTCTACCCAGTTTACGGTAGCAGAACATGTGCTATATGTAATAGGCACAACTGAAACTTGTGAGATGATTTTTAAGTGAGATATGTCCTCTGTTGTCAAGACAACCTAAACCTCAGAGTCAAGTCAagcgagagaggaggaagtgaggATGGGTGGAAACTGTGTGTGCAACTGTGCAAGAGATGTTTGTGAAACGTTGACAACACACCGCGATACGTTCCAAACCTACACTCTACCTTTTCTTTGTTCAGTTGAAAACACTTGAAGACCTACCAATTCTCtcacattgaatgatttcaatgggcATCACTACTAgtatttcaacctccctacactgtaattacactgtaccTGCCTATTTAACTACCATGTAATAACATAGATATTACAGACACATGGTAAAGTTATGGTCCTTgagtagctctggtccagggcgttacGTGTGGCTTTAGCCTCCTTGAAGGAGTCCTATAGCAATTTGCCAAACATGACTGTGCAGCTAGGAGATTATTCCCTTGGCTCAACGCACTGTAGTGTTATTTCTGTGTAACATGGGACTACTTAAGGGGAAATGGATAGTGTAGCCTACCAGTACCTAAACAAGAAGTGCCCTAAATGAAATCAGTGGCTATTATCCACAGGTTGTTGACTAGGGATTGATTGAATTATACCAGTGTGAAATTGTTAGGTGTGTGGTGTCCTGACTAACCTGACCTGGATATGAGAAATATAAAGTCTACAGAGTGGAAATTATATTTTCAGTCAAAACACATGATTATATGACCACATTTTCCCTTATGTAACCGCTGAATCTGATATTCAGACATTTCTATTGTATCAATAATCTGAGAAGTGGGGGGGGACATTTGGTTGGAGATAAGTAAGTACTTACTTTATGAGGGGTTGTACAACTTGCATTGCATTGCTTTGTGCAGTGTGAAGTTGGTCAAACAGGATGAAGAGAGGAATGGAGTGTGTGCTGTTCCCCATTACTGCCACTTGGTGGATTGTAGAAGAAATGACATAGAAGATTAAATCACAAATATTATTTGTGCTGTCCTGTGCTTCTTAGTGTAAATAAAGTGAAGAAGAAACAATGTATTTATAGCTTTAACTGATTGGGTACACCTAATATAAAAATGACATGGATGTGCTTTGTTACCGGACAATATAGATCAGAATTCCAGTGCTTTGATACTGATTCTCACCAGTTGTGTTGTTGGTTCTGTGGAAAAGCACAGGTCAAATGATGACACAGACTGTTCAATAACAAAAAAATTATTAGAGGAATAATAAGAGGGTAATAACAATGCTTGGCGTAATGCCTCAAGTATTATTTTAATACATAACAAAAATAAGATAAAATCAAATCTCTGTGCATTATTCATGCTGTCTCCTTAAACACATTACCCCCTTGAATAAACTGTAACAACTCTAATTTGGCAAGTAAAGTGAACTTGAAAGAGAATAACTGCATTATCGTCATAGCAGAGCGAAATATAAGCATTTTAGATTTGTACAATATTGGGCACTCTCTAATTCACTGACACCCAAATCCAAAGATGCTGGTATTTAGTTGGGCAGTGAAAGTCCAATGACTGAtattttgcatttacattttagtcatttagcagacactccagagtgacttacagttagtgagtgcatacattattttattttttcatactgtccccccatgggaatcgaacccacaaccctggcgttgcaaactccatgctcaaccaactgagctacatccctgcaggccattccctcccctaccctggacgatgctgggccaattgtgctccgccccatgggtctctcggtcgcggctggctacgacagagcctggattcgaaccaggatctctagtggcacagctagcactgcgatgcagtgccttagaccactgcgccactcaggaggtatATCACAGAAGTGATGAGTAGCAGAGTGCTGACTAAGACAACTTGACTTCCAGAGCGATACACCAGGCGACCAGTCAACAGCTGGACTGGGTGATAGGTTCCCACCATAGGCTCTTCACCAGCAAACTGAAGCTGAGGAAATGCAGCAAGCTGTAGGACACAAAGATGAAACTAACATACAGTACAAAATACAACTCAATAAAGTAATATAGAGAACAACTTAACTTGtttacaatacatttacattctcaGTGACACAGCAGGTATGATTGTACAAGTATAATGTCAGGTATACTAGTGACATAGGTGAGGTGAGGTAATGCCAAAGGTAATTCTTTAAAATGGAAATCAGCAGTAGAAATAACAAACCCACTCCCCGCCCCTGTtgcagtaaaaagctgagggatggggctggacaAATGTAAGCACCCTCAAATTcacagacagagctatggatgcaaggactgaccatccatgttTTGAGGCAATATATTGTTtgcttacatttactttgttcacAAAAAACACACTTATATTTTgagtatgacagttgaactaaactcatgaggcatttataagttacagtatattcttcaagaatcaatgggtaaatATAAATTATTTATcaatccaaaaatggatgtatcatctgctgattgcccctttgaAGTACCTGTTGCTTGCTGAGAGGAATGCTGTTGCTTGCTGAGAGGAATGGTGTTTTTGAACACGGTCCAAACTACAGCTTCTGTACAGGGAGGTGTGGTGAGAGCCCTGGTAGCGGAAATAGCTGGTCATATTACACTGAGAGGGGATGAACATGTCCAGGGACACACCACTCAGTGTAGTGTTGGAGCCTAGAGGTGGACACAATAAAGACAATGGAAAAAATACAGGTTAAAACTATCTTAAGTTGCCTCTATGGaactacacagtaataacataaGGTAAAATGTTGCCAAATACAGTTTATGATGAGAGCTGTAATTTGTCTACAAAATAAGCTACTGTTCATTCTACTAGTGATTGCTAATAGCTTTATCGAAGACACTGTGGTTAAAAAATAAGGGTTTTATTACTTTGTATTCATCACGTGCCAGTTGTACTTTAGTCTCTTGGCACTTATACCAACGTGACTATAAACTACCAGCACTTTCACATAGGCCTATCCCTGTACGATCCGGAACATGGATCATTTAGGACCTGGATCCATGCTATAAAAGATACAAAACAATAGTTGTTGTTTATATTGATATTGTTCATTCATGATGGAGCCATATTTTTTGTTGGAGCTTCCCAATTCCTGAAAATGTAAGAGATATCAGTATTTTCAGAGACTATAATTTATCAAATTTCATAACAACCCAAATCGAGGCTAATCTATTTATCATGTTGTAGAAAGTTGGATAAGATTAAGCAGAAAAATACCTCATAAAAGAATCCAAGAACTCCAACCCCTGCAGGGCATCAGCCAAAGAGTTGTATTCCTCTTTTATATTTACTTTATGAAGCTGAGGACGTCAATAGATATAATTAAACAATTAATTAAAGATTGCAATACATGTGAACATGAaaaagtgtatgtaaatgtgattgatGTATAAAAATTGTACACATACTGTACTTAAAATATCTAAAACTATGTGATAATCATAAATCAATTATTATGGAACTGTTTCCTTTCTTTTGATCATCATACCTCCTTGGGATATCTTTCTCCATCGATGGTGTGTTCTGATCCTGGGGCTCCATCCTTGCCCGAATGCAGGTGGAGCTGTATTGCCTGGTATGGCACGGTCAGATCTCCACCCCGAACCTTCACTGTGGCAGGCAGGTCCACTTGAACTGCAGCGAGATGAACGCTTTAGTCCGTGTAAGAGGAGATATGTGGAGTCCATGGACCTAGCATGTACTGTACTATTGTAATGTTCAGTGTATGTTATGGAGCTTTGATCTTAGATCAGATCTGTGAAATATCAAGGCATTAGAAGGGTGAATAGTCCTTGCTATTCATGTTCAATACAACTACAATACAGCATGCTGATATACTGTATCATTAGCAGGAGGACATTGTACTGTAAAAGTAATGCAGCGTCAATATAGAAACTTACCAGTGTGACCATTGTTTGTGAATGTGAATGTTGTAAGGTGTCCGTCTGGTAGAGTTcttcatgagaatggtgaggaatcagcccagaactacacgggaggatcttgttaatgatctcaaggcagctgggaccatagtccccAAGAAaagaattggtaacacactacgccgtgaaggactgaaatcctgcagcgcccgcaggttccccctgctcaagaaagcacatgtacatgcccgtctgaagtttgccaatgaacatctgaatgattcagagaagaactgggtgaaagtgttgtggtcagatgagaccaaaattgagctctttggcatcaactcaactcgccgtgtttggaggaggaggaatgctgcctatgaccccaagaacaccatcctcaccgtcaaacatggaggtggaaacattatgctttgggggtgtttttctgctaagggggagTGGAACAAAACCAATGAAGTTGTCTcctgacaggacaacttcaccgcatcaaagggacgatggacggggccatgtaccgtcaaatcttgggtgagaacctccttccctcagccagggcattgaaaatgggtcgtggatgggtattccagcatgacaatgacccaaaacacacggccaaggcaacaaaggagtggctcaagaagaagcacattaatgtcctggagtggcctagccagtctccagaccttaatcccatagaaaatctgtggagggtgctgaaggttcgagttgccaaacgtcagcctcaaaaccttaatgacttggagaagatctgcaaagaggagtggaacaaaatccctcctgagatgtgtgcaaacctggtggccaactacaagaaacgtctgacctctgtgattgccaacaagggttttgccaccaagtactaagtcatgttttgcagaggggtcaaatacttatttccctcattaaaatgcaaatcaatttataacatttttgacatgcgtttttctggatttttgttgttgttattctgtctctcactgttcaaataaacctaccattaaaattatagactgatcatgtctttgtcagtgggcaaacgtacaaaatcagcaggggatcaaatacttttttccctcaccgtatcagtgtggatgacagatcaccacctcaagctgaacctcggcaagacggagctgctcttcctcccggggaaggactgcccgttccatgatctcgccatcacggttgacaactccgttgtgtcctcctcccagagtgcgaagagcattggcgtgaccctggacaacaccctgtcgtccaccgctaacatcaaggtggtgacccgattctgtaggttcatgctctacaacattcggagagtacgaccctaccttacacaggaaacggcacaggtcctaatccaggcacttgtcatctcccgtctggattactgcaactcgctgttggctgggctccctgcctgtgccattaaacccctacaactcatccaaccttcccaagttctctcacgtcaccccgctcctccgcacactccactggcttccagttgaagctctcatctgctacaagaccatggtgcttgcctacggagctgtgaggggaacggcacctccgtaccttcaggctctgatcagtccctacacccaaacgagggcattgcgttcatccacctctggcctgctggcccccctacctctgcggaagcacagttcccgctc
The DNA window shown above is from Coregonus clupeaformis isolate EN_2021a chromosome 6, ASM2061545v1, whole genome shotgun sequence and carries:
- the LOC121567944 gene encoding RIMS-binding protein 2-like; amino-acid sequence: MEGMLGVDVFLYPDGLRIATPEDIRQWELETASQVSSQVSQEPPVRLFVALFPYNPAAMSPNPETAAEELPFVPGQIIKVFGDKDDDGFYHGESGGLSGVVPSNMVSEIPVDDDYLKHQLMQQGFLPVDHTCTDPSEESSVLDDLVVRRMVAIFEYDPWESSPNMDSNAELAFRAGDIIYVFGDMDEDGFYYGDLHGLRGLVPSNYLEPLPWE